A genomic region of Capra hircus breed San Clemente chromosome 21, ASM170441v1, whole genome shotgun sequence contains the following coding sequences:
- the BTBD6 gene encoding BTB/POZ domain-containing protein 6, whose product MLLPLACLHGRVAQCLTALLVLAEPPPRPRRGARAHGAPPPRAEAALPAKMAAELYAPASAAAAAAATATDIANSNAAAAAAAAGRKGRPSAPLPAPPPPVPAPPPPDNNNPESPNWQSFHPTLRERNALMFNNELMADVHFVVGPPGAARRVPAHKYVLAVGSSVFYAMFYGDLAEVKSEIHIPDVEPAAFLILLKYMYSDEIDLEADTVLATLYAAKKYIVPALAKACVNFLETSLEAKNACVLLSQSRLFEEPELTQRCWEVIDAQAEMALRSEGFCEIDWQTLEIIVTREALNTKEAVVFEAVLSWAEAECKRQGLPVTPRNKRHVLGPALYLVRIPTMTLEEFANGAAQSDILTLEETHNIFLWYTAANKPLLEFPLTKRKGLTPQRCHRFQSAAYRSNQWRYRGRCDSIQFAVDRRVFVAGLGLYGSSSGKAEYSVKIELKRLGVVLAQNLTKFVSDGSSNTFSVWFEHPVQVEQDAFYTASAVLDGSELSYFGQEGLTEVQCGKVAFQFQCSSDSTNGTGVQGGQIPELIFYA is encoded by the exons atgctgctgcccctggcctgccTACACGGCCGAGTGGCGCAGTGCCTCACCGCGCTCCTGGTGCTCGCAGAGCCGCCCCCGAGGCCCCGGCGCGGCGCGAGGGCGCACGGCGCGCCGCCCCCGCGCGCGGAGGCCGCCCTGCCCGCGAAGATGGCCGCGGAGCTGTACGCGCCCGCCAGCGCCGcggccgcggccgccgccaccGCCACGGACATCGCCAACAGCaatgccgccgccgccgccgccgccgcgggcaGGAAGGGCCGGCCCAGCGCCCCGctgcccgcgccgccgccgcccgtgcccgcgccgccgccgcccgacAACAACAACCCGGAGAGCCCCAACTGGCAGTCCTTCCACCCGACCCTGCGCGAGAG GAACGCGCTGATGTTCAACAACGAGCTCATGGCCGACGTGCACTTCGTCGTGGGGCCCCCGGGCGCGGCCCGGAGGGTGCCTGCCCACAAG TATGTCTTGGCCGTGGGTAGCTCTGTCTTCTATGCCATGTTTTACGGGGACCTGGCAGAAGTCAAGTCAGAAATCCACATTCCCGACGTGGAACCTGCAGCTTTTCTGATCTTGCTGAA GTACATGTACAGCGACGAGATTGACCTGGAAGCTGACACGGTGCTGGCCACCCTCTACGCTGCCAAGAAGTACATCGTCCCCGCCTTAGCAAAAGCCTGTGTCAACTTTCTGGAGACGAGTCTGGAAGCCAAAAACGCCTGTGTCCTGCTGTCACAGAGCCGACTGTTCGAGGAGCCTGAGCTGACCCAGCGCTGCTGGGAGGTCATCGACGCGCAGGCCGAGATGGCCCTGAGGTCTGAAGGCTTCTGTGAGATTGACTGGCAGACGCTGGAGATCATTGTCACGCGCGAGGCCCTCAACACCAAGGAGGCTGTGGTCTTCGAGGCCGTCCTGAGCTGGGCGGAGGCCGAGTGCAAGAGGCAGGGCCTGCCTGTCACCCCTCGCAACAAGAGGCACGTGCTGGGGCCAGCCCTCTACCTGGTCCGGATTCCGACCATGACCCTGGAGGAGTTTGCCAACGGCGCTGCCCAGTCAGACATCCTGACGCTGGAGGAGACCCACAACATCTTCCTGTGGTACACGGCGGCCAACAAGCCCCTCCTCGAGTTCCCCCTGACCAAGAGGAAGGGCCTCACGCCCCAGAGGTGCCACCGCTTCCAGTCCGCTGCCTACCGCAGCAACCAGTGGCGCTATCGCGGGCGCTGCGACAGCATCCAGTTTGCTGTGGACAGGAGAGTCTTTGTCGCCGGGCTGGGCTTGTACGGCTCTAGCTCTGGGAAAGCTGAGTACAGCGTGAAGATCGAACTCAAGCGGCTGGGGGTGGTCCTGGCGCAGAACTTGACCAAGTTTGTCTCTGACGGCTCCAGCAACACCTTCTCAGTCTGGTTTGAGCACCCCGTGCAGGTGGAGCAGGACGCCTTCTACACGGCCAGCGCCGTCCTGGACGGCAGCGAGCTCAGCTACTTTGGGCAGGAGGGCCTGACGGAGGTGCAGTGCGGGAAGGTGGCCTTTCAGTTCCAGTGCTCCTCCGACAGCACCAACGGGACCGGCGTCCAGGGCGGGCAGATCCCCGAGCTCATCTTCTACGCCTGA